AATAACCACTGTTGATAGTCGCGGGAAACAATACCATGGGAAACAACAACTCCACTCCAGGCGGATCCAACTCCAAAGGCTCCGGCTCGGCCGGGCCTGATGGACCCCTCCAGTCCTACCCATCGTTCAGCAGATCTGACACCAAGGAGTCGTCCCGCTCGTTTCGATCTCTAGGCTCAAAGATCCGTGGTAGCAAGTCTGATAGTCCTAGGAACTCACAGGTCATATCCAATGGTGACACTGCGGCCGAAACAAAGACTGAGGAACGACGATCCAGTAGGCATGGAcgttcaagctcttctcgatTGAGCCGCAGTGAGCTTCCTCCACTTAACACCGCTGCGTCAGACATGTCAGCGGCCGAATCGGCTCTCGCAGACTCGGCTATTGGAGACGATCAACCGCCTCCATCTCCCGTTCAAGGAAACACCAAGGGCGGTGCCCACGATGTGAGCGCTGCGCAAGCGTCGGGAGAGGTTGATCATGTTTCTGACCAGCCTCCGTCTGTCAACGCTGGAGCTACTGCGCACATGCAAGCTCCAGGTCAGTCTATCCTGGTGAAGCgagaaaacaccatcaacccAGTCAACAGCCCTTCTGCCGAGTCCAAGACAGAGGGAAACTCCAATGTCGCCATGTCTGAGATTAAGGATATCGATCTCGATGACTTTATTAAGCGACTCTTGGATGCGGGTTATGCTGGGAAGGTCACCAAGAGCGTCTGCCTCAAGAATGCTGAGATTGTAGCCATTTGTCAGAGGGCTAGGGAAGTTCTGCTGTCACAGCCTGCTCTCTTAGAGTTGGATGCCCCAGTAAAGGTCGTGGGTGATGTCCACGGCCAGTATACCGATGTTATCCGAATGTTTGAGATGTGTGGTTTCCCCCCTAACTCGAACTACCTTTTCCTCGGCGACTATGTTGATCGAGGTAAGCAGTCTCTGGAGACTATCCTGCTACTCCTCTGCTATAAGCTCAAGTTCCCCGAGAACTTTTTCCTCCTCCGCGGAAATCATGAGTGCGCCAATGTCACACGAGTTTATGGCTTCTACGATGAATGCAAGCGAAGGTGTAATGTCAAAATCTGGAAGACGTTTATTGACTGCTTTAATACTTTACCCATTGCGGCCATTGTCGCGGGCAAGATCTTCTGCGTTCACGGAGGACTTTCACCTGCGCTAGTTCACATGGACGATATTCGAAACATTGCTCGACCGACAGATGTCCCTGATTATGGACTACTGAACGATCTCCTTTGGTCTGACCCCGCAGACATGGAACAAGACTGGGAAGCCAACGAGAGAGGTGTCAGTTATTGTTTTGGCAAACGAGTCATTACCGAGTTTTTAGCAGTGCATGATTTTGATCTTATTTGTCGTGCACACATGGTAGTCGAGGACGGTTATGAATTCTTCAATGATAGGGTTCTGGTAACAGTCTTTAGTGCACCCAATGTAAGTTACCCATCTCCGCATCTCCTCGGATTCCGGCTAACTCTTACAGTATTGCGGTGAGTTTGATAACTGGGGCGCTGTTATGTCAGTATCTGCGGAGCTGCTCTGcagctttgagcttctcaagcctCTTGACTCGAGCGCCTTGAAGAGtcatatcaagaagagccGAAACAAGCGACAGCACATGCTCAACAGTCCGGTATGTTTCACAAACAAGTACCTTTAAAACTTGTCTAATCATTGTAACAGCCCGCTATGGTCCAACCTCAGAGCGTGTAATAGTATACATTGCAAACACGAACCCGATTTTTATGCCACTTCCTCTATTGAGACATTCATTTAACGAACTACGGCAGTCCGAGGGCGACCCGGGCATTGCAGTCCAATTTCACCAGAATGAGCGGCGCAGGCAGATCGACTCTTGAACCAGAGTACGAAAAGGTCAGAATGGGTTTGGGTGCCGAGAACAAGCATACTCAGTATCCGGTTGCCAGTACCACGGTGTGATAGCCGCAAGGTCGCGGCTCTGTTCCGAGTGACGGACGTAACTGTTCTAATCAAAAGACCTGAAATGGTTGAATCGGTACACAAATCCCAATAAAGCGCCGCTGTGTATACGCTTTGGAGTTTGGGAAAGGTTGGCCTATAGGCGAGGCGCACTTGTAAATGATCGATTGGAGGATTGGGAAGGATGCCTTATAGAGTATTATGGGCTTATAGCAAGATCCGAGATCTTGATTTGTGCATAGCACCAGGAATTGAGTACAGGCAGTTCCTATAAACATGTATATGCTTTTCTGTATGACTTGCACTTAGATAATCGaatgtgatgttgatgattggCCAATGCGGGGTGATATGCTTAGTCATTGAGTTGCGACGAAAATTGATCGTCGAAACCACGGACAATCAGCTTCACCACATCAGACAACCACCCCAAAATGCAACGCCACGCCTTCCGTTCGGTGTGCAGCCGAACAAGGCCAGAGCTCGAGCAGGTCTCGGATGCTTTTCGAAACTACGCCCGCCAATTCTCGACAACGCAGTTCCAGGCTGCCGATGGCCCAAGCCCCAGCACTCCGAGGGCACCTCGAAGCCCGGCTAGTGGTCCCAAGGTTATCGATGTAAAGAGCATGCCCCTGCGCGGACGTGGGGGTCTCAGAGGGCGCGGTGAAGCtcgtggaagaggaggtctTATGTTCAGAGGTCGAGGTGGACTTGCCAGGGGCGGATCCTCAGTTCAGGATCGATCCGCCACACCTGTTCGAACCTCTTCACCGACAAGAGGCCGTGGTGGTTTCAGTGCGAGTAGAGGACGAGGCGGTCGTGGAGGCCGTGCTCGTGGCCGAGGTGGAAGAACCAACGGTCGACGACcaagagacgaagaggacaaggataagaagaagatcgaccGAAACGAGTTTAACACATTGGATCCCGATGAGAAGTCCTTTGACGACAACATTCGATTCGGCATCACCTCCCAATACACACCATCTCTCTCACTCGAATCTATCAACGAATTTGCGCCCGTTGCACCAAATTCCACCTCTGGAAAATCGGCTGCAGTTCTCCAGAACCTCAGTGTCCTCGGCACAGCGGATCATGTCGGCGCACCAGACACCTTCCAGCCCAAATATTACGCCTCTGAGATTAAGGCCAATGGTGTTCGCTTCTTTGCCGACCCGAAAGATAAGGAGGCTACCGAAAAGTACCTccaggagaagctcgaggctgaaggCAAAGAATCCACAGGCCCCATCCTCACAGACACCGAAGAGGCTATTCGTCAGGTCATCACAAAGCGTGCTATTCAGGGCCAGCATGAGACACCCAAGTTCGCTTCAGACCCTGTTGGTCTCTCTCGTTCATGGCATCTCAGGGCCGAAACTTACTCTACCAACGATGTCAACTCCTTTGAGACCAAGTTGACGTCGCTGCTGGCTAAGAAGCCTGTTGTCGGAAAGGGAGCCAAGGCGCGTGCTTAAAAGATTAGATCTTAGGATCAGTGTACACTTGTCACGATATGTAATACTACAATATTCTGCATCCATCCTATCATACAATTACCACCTATAGTTGACGGATGGTCTGTGCCTCTTCCTGGTCgatttccttcatcttcttgtcttgtacCTTTTGaagctccttctcggccttttTGACAATGTCAGGGAGGACAGTGCCTGACTTCTTCCAGTCCTTGAGTGTCTTTTCATGTCTGGATCTAGCATTGCGAATGCGGTCCTTCCAGTGCTGTACTGTCTCTTTAATTCGCCGCTCGACGTCGTCCTTGCGCTCGAGCTCcaccttgagaagaagctcaagctcgtTGTCCTCTGATCGCTGTGGTTGCTGGTTGAACTCGCGACTTGCTTGTACCGCTGACATGATAGGCTTGATGTACTCCTTGTCGTTCACAAGCAGTGAAATAGCTCGACCAGATCGAGGAACGACTTGCGCCAGCTCTCGTAGAGGGAATGTCACATCATTGCCGTCATGGTCCTTCATGGGAACAGGCAGCGATCCCAAATTGGTAGGATTGAACCGTCCGCCATGGATCATACCAGCCAGCTGGGTCTTGAAGTGCGCATCAATAGGAGCATATGCAGCAATAACAGCTGTAAAATCGAGGGGATCTTCCGGATCCGGCATCGGCACCTTTGCAGTGTCGAACTCGGCCTTGTTCACAGAGCCTGCAGCTGCCTTCGCATTGGCGCTGTTGGGGCTGTTACTAGGGGCTGTgatcttgcgcttcttgagcagagaGGGAGACGTGCTGAAGGCGCGGGGTGTAGTGGCTATCGATCGGAGGGGATTAGCTGGGCTGGTTTGGTCAGTCAATtgcatgatgagaagattgtgAGAGGGGCCGTACCCCTCTGAGCGCACGAGTTGCCGCAGGCATGTTCGTAGAGGGCCATTGGCTCTTGACATTGCCATTGTGGTGAGTTCGTGTTGTGAGATGTCGTCTCTGGTGTTGGGAGTTTAATAACTGAGTGTCGAAATTCCTGCGCGACGTCAGATCAGGACTTGGTTGTGAGTGATAAGATAAGCGATGGGTATGGGCATTCCCCAAATAGTAAGGTAGCTGCGGGCCAAATAAGATTTAAATAAGTCATAATGTAGTTGTATATATGATAGTAAATATACAGCTAATTAGGAGAAATtcatacatatatatataagatataaAGACAGAAGTGAGAGGTAGGCAGCTTTGTTTAAAGCTGTTGATTAGTCTCTTTACTTTCAGGACAGCGTTTAAAAGGCCGTTAACTAAAGGTGTTCCCTTTCACACTCCTCATTCATGATGCTCGGATAGTTTAAAGGCATAAAATCTTCCAGATAACAGTTAACTTAATCCTTTTCTCACTTTAGGAGACTATTGTCAAACACTTTTAGTGCGCTTTTGAAGCATATGCTACGAACAGAACATCACTGCTTGTCATTCTGCGAACTGGCATATAATTATTGTAATAAGAGACTAGATATCTTAAACTCGGTCGTGTGGTGTAGTGGTATTATCATGTTTCCTTTACATCGCTGATTATAGCATACTATCGGAAAAGGTCGCAGGTTCGAACCCTGCCACGATCAAAGTGACACATgatgtgttggtgttgtaaTACCAACCGAATCATTTTTTTGGTTGGCGGCTCTAGACTCACGCTTTGCGGGATACTTATATGACCTATATAGGGCTGGCGCAGAACGAGTTGACTGGCCAATAGACTTGAAAACTAGGAGTCTTCTACAGAGGGTAGAATTGGTTATTTCAACCTCATGCAAACTATATAATAGTGGACTCTATCCGTAGATGCTAAGCATTGCATTTGCGAGGTATCTCATAGCACTTAGGAACTTCAATAGTTGGCAGAAATAGAACAGCGCTACAGAGATTATCTCTAGTTCATAGAAATCAGGTTGCAGAATATCACGCTCACTGTACGGATAGCAGGGTAAACAGGTGAGGGAGGATAAGACGATGTCAAGAGAGAAGGGATTTGTCAGGCAAGGCCTTAATGTAGATCATTCTACATCTATATTATATCATTACATGTTCCCTGCCAAAATGTCTAGAATCGTCATGATTTGGGACTATCAAGTATTCCCCTTGCAAGACCTCTACTGAGTCTGACAGATCGTGCCAGTATGGTGGGCAACTTCTTCCAGCCATGTGTTGCAATCCACCAACTTGCCACGCCACCAACTGCGAGACCCGTGAGGCTTATGGACCACATGTCCCAATTCCTTGCCTTCCATATAGGCATACTCATATCTGCTGTCTGCAGGTGCATGGGTCGCAGCTCAACACCTTTCTTGAACCGAAGTTCTTGGTCTATCATAACttcctcgatgagatcaGCTGCAAGATGTTTGCGCTTCGAGTTGAGAGCTGCTATGCCTTGCATACGACGGACATTCATGGCAAAGGAaccgtcttcatcctttATGATGTTTGCGATAGcggaggagatggaagatggtgTGAGGTAGGATTTGTCGAGAGACATACCTACACCGGCGGCTTTTAGTCGGGCACTGTTGCAGAGCTGGTCGAAGAAGTATCCGATAGCGAGGACTGGTGTTCCATGGAAGAGAGTTTCGTTGGCACTTGAGCCGCCCCCATGAGTGAGAAAGAGGACTGTATTAGGATGTGCTAGTATGGCGCGCTGTGGTGCAAAGATGGGAAGCCGAAAGTGCGGGTGGGAATCATGCAGAAGATCAGTAATGGATATGCTTGAACCATCAGACAGACTATAAGACTTGAGGGTGTTGAAATTGGCGCGAGGCTTTTGGGGGATAGACCATATGACTCCATTGATCGAGCCATCGTCGAGAGCTTGGATGAACCCAAGGAGATACTTTTCAAGTTCTTCGGCCGGAAGGTTGACATGCGTCCCCAGGCACACATAGATGGTCCTATCATGGCTACTTAGAAACTGAGCCAGGTGTTCGTCCAATGGAAGGTATTCATCACTCAAGATAGGTCCAACAGGTGCTATAAGAGGCGGCAATTCCTTCGGCGCTTCAAGGCCCCAGAAGGAGTTGACCAGAACAAGATAATCAGGCTTTGAAAGAAGTGAGTGGCTATAGTTGACGCCAGCATCAACACGCATTCGTTTGGTCCATATTAACCATGGAATGATAGTAGGGAGCGCGGCGAGAACCACAAATTCGTTCCAGAACCGTGATGATAGAGAAGCGTGCTCCGAAGTCAAAGCCCCATCGGCTTGGAAACCAGGCTGGCCGGGATGATAACTGACAGGAGCCATGGCATAAGGCATTTGAGGCCAGACACTCGCTAGTTGGATATTGAACTGCTTGAGCATATCCCTCGCAGCGCTATCGGCGAAGAAGTCTGCAACAATAAAGTCGGGCCTCGTAGAGTCATTTTCGCATAAAGATCGAAGAGACTTGTAAGTATCAGTCCAGAAGCTGTCAAAGAAGTATtttgacttcatcatgggaCCGAAGCCGTGCTCATGGCGCCAGAGACGCATTGTTTCGTAGTGAATATCCAAATCATCTTCTGAAGCGGCGGGACCAACTGTATATACGGTTCTTATGAAGGGATAATTAGCTGTCCAACCTTCCTGGCCTGCGCAGGTAGCGAATTGAACATCATGGCCTCGAGACGCGAGGACAGCGCCTATTTCGAGAACTGGGGCTATTTGTCTTGTTAGCTTTGATGTGTGTAAGTTAGTGGGTTCTGGAGAGGTAGGTACCTGCGTGAGTAAACCCGCCTGTTGTGGCAAGCAGAAGGATCCTTCTGCGGAATTCATGGCtgtcagccatcatctcTATATTTAGGCTTAATAGTTTAAATTGGTATGTGTGTGTTGTCGAATCG
This genomic interval from Fusarium verticillioides 7600 chromosome 1, whole genome shotgun sequence contains the following:
- a CDS encoding protein phosphatase, which codes for MGNNNSTPGGSNSKGSGSAGPDGPLQSYPSFSRSDTKESSRSFRSLGSKIRGSKSDSPRNSQVISNGDTAAETKTEERRSSRHGRSSSSRLSRSELPPLNTAASDMSAAESALADSAIGDDQPPPSPVQGNTKGGAHDVSAAQASGEVDHVSDQPPSVNAGATAHMQAPGQSILVKRENTINPVNSPSAESKTEGNSNVAMSEIKDIDLDDFIKRLLDAGYAGKVTKSVCLKNAEIVAICQRAREVLLSQPALLELDAPVKVVGDVHGQYTDVIRMFEMCGFPPNSNYLFLGDYVDRGKQSLETILLLLCYKLKFPENFFLLRGNHECANVTRVYGFYDECKRRCNVKIWKTFIDCFNTLPIAAIVAGKIFCVHGGLSPALVHMDDIRNIARPTDVPDYGLLNDLLWSDPADMEQDWEANERGVSYCFGKRVITEFLAVHDFDLICRAHMVVEDGYEFFNDRVLVTVFSAPNYCGEFDNWGAVMSVSAELLCSFELLKPLDSSALKSHIKKSRNKRQHMLNSPPAMVQPQSV